GCTACTGCTTTTCCTCAAAATGTCAACTGGTAAATTGATGTGAGCAACTCCCCTTTTAGAAATCGCCTCTCTTATTGCTCTTCTCGTTATGTATTCAGCGTTTTCTGGATTAATTATAATCTGATTATATACAGCTACGTCATCGAACAGCTTAACTAAATTTACCTCTTGAAAATAATCATGACCGATCATATCAGATTCCACTTGTCCAGTAAATGCTATTACAGCAGCGTGGTCCATTTTAGCATCGTACAATCCATTAAGCAAGTGTATTGATCCAGGTCCGGAAGTTCCCATACATGCTACGGGCCTTCCCGTTATTTTAGCCTCAACGGAAGATGCGAAAGCTGCACCTTCTTCATGCCTTGTTTGGATATATTTAACACTATTGGATTTTCTTATTGCATCTACTAATGGATCTATTGAATCACCTGGAATCCCATATACTCTTTCTATACCATTCTCTTCTAAAACCTTTACAATAACTTCAGCAACTGATGGCATACTATACTATTTACTATTAACCTATAAAAAGCTTAAATTATAATAATCGTAATTAGAAACAATATTTCAATAAACCCAAACTAATAAAAATAGTTAATTCAAGTTTTTGGATATTTTCAACTATATGATATTAGTTTATGAAGTATCTGAAAATTGAGGTCCTTCTCTTAATCAGAATTATTCGTAGAATCAGCGCTAAGTATTGAAATGCTATACGCCATTAATTGACTAAATAGTAACGTCATTTACAATCGCCTATTGACTAAAGCTTGCGTAATTGATATTAATCTGCTATAGTATTGAATTAAAAGGACTATATGAAGTTAAAAGGAGATAAACAGAATTTTACTTATATCGATTTTATCTATTCTATTCCATAAAATATTCTATCTGACGATATGAGGTAGAGGAAAATTGAGGTAGGTATCGTTATTTTATTGTCATTTCTCCCTATTTCATCAATAGATAAAATATAACCCGGTATTTCAATGGTTCTTCTTATTCTTTTTTCCCATTTGACTTCAACACCCATTTTGCCTACTACGAAGTCTATCTCTTTTCCATTTTTGAAGAATGTAAAAGTGCTCTCGTTGAATTCCCTAGATAGATGTTCCCCTACCGTTTGTTCAATTAATAATGGTATGTCATTGGTTTCTAAATCCTTACCTAAACTGTATCTTTTCATTACTCTGAATAGGAAAGGATCAATGAAGTATATCTTCTTTAAAGATTTATAATTAATCCTATCGCTATTCAATTCTTTTTTTCTAAAAACTCTGACTATGAATAGTTTTTCTAGGATTTCTAGGTAGTCTGAAACTGTATTGTGAGAGATAGAGATTTCTTTTGCAATACTGTTTTCTGTTATTCTAGTAGCGATGCTCTCAACTATCTTCCTTATTATTTGCTTGAATATGATTTCGTTTTTGTTTGTTTTGAAGAATTCTGTCATTATCGCATCTTTATAAGTTTCATATAGTGACATTGGATCGTCAACGAAATTCGTAGCGAGATAACCGCCCCTTTTAATGTATTCTAATAATACCCTATTGAGTTCTGAGATGTAGGGAATTAACCTAATAGCGTATTCGTACATTTTATCCATTTCTTGAATGTTAATTGTAGGTATATCAATTATTTTTTTGAAGAATGTATTAAAATACACTCTAAAATTAAGCGGATAATATATAAACTTATGAATTGGCCTCCCTGGAAGGGTTTCTCTGTACAAGTTAATTGACGATGAACCAGTAACGTAGACTAGTGAGTTCTTGAAATAACCCGCATTAAATAAGTGAAGTAAACTAACGTTCCAATCTTTTACTGAGGTTATTTCGTCCAAAAATATGTGAGCTTCATCCTTATTTATTAAAGTTCTATATTGGTTAATCAAATCTATTAATTCCTCCTTTTTTGAAAGTGAATCGCACGAGAAGAAGAGTATTTTCTCTGGTTTTGTTCCTTTCTCTAACAGTGATTTTATTGTCGTTTTTACAAATGTTGTTTTTCCTACTTGTCTAGGCCCTAAAATTAATGCGTTTTCCGTTAATGGGGGAATGAAGATTTTTGCCTTCCTTACATTCTCGTCCTCATAAATTTTTTTAGGGTCAATCCACCACGGATTTTGAAAACTCATCTGAGATATAAGTGACACTTAATAATTTAGTATCAAGTTTCATATAAAACTTTCTATCTAGCTGACAACTTTTCCGGAAAGATTGTCAATTTATTATCAAGTTTTCCATTATCTATATAAAGAAATAAGGCAACTTAAGATCAAAGGAAATTCATAAAGGGATGTTATTCACGTTAATTGGGAAATTCAACCACGAGAGAGTGTCCGATATGAGAGAAATTCAGTGAATAATTATTTGAAACATATCTAATTAATGAAAAAACTGAATAATACTTAAGTTGGGCAAATTGACATCTATGTTAGTCAATTTAACCTCAAATTAAGGTGATAACTCGGAACATAGAGTTAACTTCATATTTTATATTAAAATAAGCCGAATTTTATGCAATCCGGACACTCTCACGAGCTTGTTAGCATGGAACTGAAAAAGTTTCAGTAAACACTTGAAGGGATTTTCGGAGAACTACTATTAGTAAATTCAATCAATAGTCTGATGTATATTATACAAATTGAGAATTTAAGCAATCTTATGATGAGAAGACCTCACATAAATTTTTAAGAATTTCAGGAGTTACATAACCTCTAATATATTCATTAGAAATTCAACATAATTGACATTATTTGTATTTAGGAATAAGAGAGCTTTATGGGAACTTACAATGTTGCAACTACTAAGAAAATGACTATAGTTTCGTTCTTCTACTTAATTCCCTCAGAAGTCTCTTCTAATGGTTTCCTTGCAGTCTCTTTACTCATTACTATTGAAATTACTAACGCTATCAAGCAGATTGAACCGAATAATATTAACGAATTGAAGAACCCTATCTGCTTCGTCATAATTGGAAAATAGAACACTCCTAGAACTGACCCTATTCTACTTATTGCAGTCGCGAATCCTTGTCCTACGGATCTAACTGGAGTAGGGTAAAGTTCTGTAGGATAAAATAGAGTAACCGCACCAGCCCACTGCTCTAATGCCACAAATGACATAAAATAAGGAACCAAAATAGCTCCGGTAAGTTTATACAAACCGCCTAGGAACAATAAAATGGTCATAAATCCTAATCCCACTAATAGAACTGGTCTTCTTCCAAAAGAATCTATAAGAAATTCAGCAACAACATAACCTAGTACTGCAGCTCCAGCTATTGCTAAAGTACCTAGTATTACCTCATATTTCGATGGAAACGCAAACTCCTCCAGAAGATATGGGTAATATAAGCCTATTCCATAAGCAGCTACGTCAAACAGAAACCAAACGCTGGTTACGAAAAGGGTAACTTTTAATAGATTTCCCTTAAATAAGTCGATTACGCTCTTAACGCCTTTATTTTCAATTTCACTATTAATCTCTTTAATCCTCATTTTTCCAGTGGAAACTAACCACCTAGGTGACTCTATTAACCTTAGTCTAAGAAGTATAATAGGCAAGGATATTATTGCACCGATTAGAAATACATATCTCCAAAAATAACTTCCCAAAGGTAGTAGAAACAATGTTACAACACCAGAAATACCAACTCCTACCCAGTACATTGCAACAGATCCAGTTAAGTATTTGCCCCTTGTTTTAGAAGGTGAAAGTTCTGACATTAATGTGCTACTTATTGGATAATCTCCGCCTATTCCTATTCCCAGAAGCAATCTAGACACGAAAAGTTCAACGAAGTTCTGTGATATTGCTGATAATACTCCGAACACCAAGAAAAAGAAAAGATCGAGTCCCATTATCTTGCTCCTTCCCATCTTATCTGATAACCATCCAAATAATATCGACCCAGGTATCATTCCAATTAGAGATGAAGCTAATAGTAAACCATATTGAATTGTAGTTAATGAAAATTCCTTAAGTATTATGGTTGCAGCAAATGAGATCACGTTTAAATCATATCCATCTAGTAGAAATCCAGCTGATGTAACTATGAAGGTTCTCAGACGAGTTAAGAATGGTATATTGTCGAAATAGGACATTACAGTAAACTCATTTTATTGACTGGATAAAAGTCTTTCTATAGTTCAAATATGATAAGACTACTATTAGGTAGTGTTACACTTATCATCATAAAAATGACCTTCTTTGATGTAATCTTTTTTAAGTAGTACTACAAATATTATCTACAAGAAAAATACATAAGGAAAATGATGTAAAAATTACTTGGAAAGATACTTCCATGATAATATTATTCCGATAATCGATAAGACTACAGCGAACAAGCCTAGATATAGGAAGTCAATTGTTAAATTGGTGCTTATTCCAAGCAATAATCCTCTGGCAACTCCATTGGAATATGTCAGTGGATTTACGTAAGCTACTGGTTTTAACCAACTTGGCATGGATTTTATGGGATAAAATGCGTTGCTAGTGAAAAGTAATGGAAGATTCAATAGATTCATTATGGCCATTTGTGACTCCCAACTAGTTGCTCTCAACGCCAACATTAGAAATAGTGAGGATAGTCCAAATGACATCAGGAATAATGAAGCATAGACTCCTAAGAAGTCTAATGCGTTAATTCCAGGAGCGAAAGTCATTCCCAAAAGTACCGCAACAACAAGGACTATTATAGCTTGAACCAATGATCTTATCACTGATGAGAGCACTTTACCCACTATTATATTCCCCCTAGCAACTGGTGTGGTTAAAATCCTATCTAATACTCCTAATCTTCTATCCCAAACTATTGACATTCCACTTTGCATTGACGTAAACAACACTATGAACGATAACATTCCAGATGCTAAATAGGAGAAGTAATCTGTAGTACCAAAGGTTTGCTTAAGTATTTCTAATCCTATCTGATCTATAACTTCTTTTGGTATGTTTAAACCCGGTATATTGAAACTACTGCCAGTAAATATTGCCCCTAAATTCATCGCCTTGCCGAATATACCTATCCAGAATATTGGTTGTATTAATGAAAGTAGAAGTATTACTGGAGCCTTATACCATTTCTTTAACTCTCTAGATGTTAAAGTCCATAATCCATGAAGAAATGATGTATTTCTTCGCTCCTCCATCATGATCTCGCCCTCCTCATTGTTCTTCTAAACGCAAACATCTCTTGTGCATTAGCTTCTTCGTCTCTTAACCTCTTTCCAGTAAACTCCATATAAACCTCATCCATAGTTGGTTCAGTGATGGACATCCTACTAACCTTTATCCCATTCTTCACTAACATTTCCAAAATTTCCGGTGCCTTTTCCTCTGCATTCCTAACCTTAATTCTGATTCCGTCGCTAACCTTTCTTACGTCTATAATGCTATCCGTATTTGAGATTATCTTTATCGCTAGTTCATCATTATTAGTCTGTAATGAAATCAAATCTCCTCCTACCTTATCTTTCAGCTCTTTTGGGCTTCCTATGGCTAAAATCTTACCCTTATCGATTATTGCGATTCTATCCCCATACATATCTGCCTCTTCCAGATAGTGAGTGGTGACGAAAATGGTCATCTTATACTCTTCCTTAAGCTTCATTATGTATTGCCATATTGCAGCCCTAGTCTGAGCATCTAAACCTAATGTTGGCTCATCTAAGAACAGTATTCTAGGCCTACTTATTAATGACATAGCTATTTCTAACCTTCTTCTCATACCACCAGAATACGTTTCCACTTTTCTATTTGAAGCAAAAGTCAGTTCCACCATCTCGAGCAATTCCTTCGCTCTTTCCTCAGCGACTTTCTTTGGTATACCGTAAAGTCCAGCCATCATCATCATGTTTTCCCAACCAGTTAAGTCTTCATCTGCGGTATATTCTTGAGGTACTACGCCAATTGATTGCCTAACCAATGCGGGTTGCTTTGTAATGTCATAGCCGTTAACTATTGCAGTACCCTCAGTCGGTTTAAGGACAGTTGTTAACATTTTTATGGTCGTAGATTTTCCAGCGCCATTAGGGCCTAAAAAACCAAAGATTTCTCCCTCATATACCTCAAAATTAATGTGATCCACAGCCACAAACTTGCCATACATTTTAGTTAAGTTGATAGCCTTAATAGCGACATTAGCCATTCTTGATCACCTCCTCAATTTCCCTTATACACTTCATAATTCTTTCCTTATGAAGCAATAGCTTATTCCTATCAACGTCCTTAAAAAACTCCGCTAATCCTTCCAGTTCTTGAATGGCATCTTCAATTGTATTAGCCTGCCTAATTGGTAACAAGTCCTTAATTTCCTCAATACCTTTAGAAGTAATCTTATATTTACTATCATTGATTTTTTCGATAACTCCTTCTTCTACCATTTTACTGAGTAATGGATATACAGATCCTGGCGAAGGTTTCCAAAAACCCCAGGTTATCTTGTAGATGTCATCAATTATATCAACTCCTCTCTTTGGAGATTGCCAAAGAATCCAAAGTATCATATTCCTCAATCTTCCTTTCTGCCTAGCTATTAACTCACTCATACTATCGATATCGATAGTAATAAATTTAAATTTATCCTCCTATCGATACCGATAGAAAAGTTTAAAAATAAAGGTACTTTGTGGGTTTTCCAAAACTTACATTACTCTTTGGATTCTCTTCATAAAAAGAGCGTTCCAAACCAGATAGCGTACAAACATCCCACAAAGCAAAATAAAGGAGGCACCACGTCTACATTTCAGATCATCTGATAAGCTACTCATCCACTAAGTACCAATATATTTAGATATTTTACTGATAAAACTTAGTTAATCTCGACTTTAGTTAATTATTCTATAGTCTGCGACATTCGTTAACTAAACAAAAGTGAATACCGATAAGGTAACCTTCATAAACTTTTACTAAATTTCTCCACCTTTGATTTGATTTCCTCGACTAGTTTGGATATTTCTCCATCAGTTTTGAAATACTTCAGTATTACTTCTGGTATTTTAGACACTATCTTAATTATGTCCTTTTTAACATCATCCTTACTTCTGTAGAAAGAAAAATCACGCTCAAAACCATTATATTGATAATCGTGTAAATTTAATGCCTTATCCACCATCCAGTCAATATCTATTCCTATTCTCTCTAGATAATTAGACAACGCTTTCATCGAATGAGTAGGAACCGTGTGAGCTTTCTTCACTAACCAATCTTTCTCCTTTTCGTCTGCTACCTCTAATATTTTATCTTGATGTTTTACAATTAAAGCTGAGATTAACGATTTTACAGCACTAAAAGCTTTCCCAGCAGAGTTTCTTGTGAAACCTCTTTCAAATAGTTCTATTGCTAAGAGAGAATCAGCTAACGATTCAAGAATTCTAGCGTAAAGATAATCCTCGTTTACTTGATATAAGTCTCTTTCCATAATTATTAGAATAGTTGGTATCAATAAAAGATTTCCCTAATTAAACTGATCCGCATTTAGGATGGTGCATCTCGCCATGGGATTTCCTACTTCTCAGTTAGAGCTGGATCCTCACAGCGAAAGTTCCATCCGAATTTACTAAAGCCCCGTGTAGTAGGAGGGTCTTAGCTCCACACACAGTCCGAATCCCCACCAGCTCTTAAAGCCCCTAAGGGGATGGAGAAGGATGAGCGGAAAAATTCACGACTTCAGTGAAGTCCACGGGTCTAGAGTTGAATACAAAGTATATGAAATTCAATGAGATCCAAACTCCCCATTCTGGGATTTTAATACTACACAATTAAACTGTCCACTGTGATTCTAGCTTTTTAAGGAATATTAGGGCTGGCAATAATATATCTATTGCGTCACTTATCTTATATATCGCATGACCCAAATTGAGAATTACATGCAACTCGAAACTTTTTCCTTCCTTATGTAATTCTTGAACGTACCTCATCACTGGACTTAAAGGCGTTCTACTATCATTTTGAGAGTGTATTATACATAGTGGAACCTTAACGTTTTTCACGTAGGTTATTGGAGACCTCTCCTTCATTAATTCCTTATTTTTCCCATTAAATAATATCCTCATGAATTCCTTGAACATAGAATCCGATAAATCATACATTTCCACCCAGTCAGCTACCGAGGCACCTGCTATCCCAAAATCCCATTTTTCAGCTTCCTTTCCTACAGCTAGTAATGTCATATATCCGCCATAACTATAACCCATAATTCCAACCTTGGTGGCAATACCAGACTCTATAGCGTAATCCCTAGCTTTGATAACATCCCTTAAATCACCGCCACCGGGATCTCCAATATCCATAAACATAAATTTGCTCCCGTAACCTGTGGAACCTCTAAAATTAGGTGCTATTATGTTATATCCAGCCAATATCAAAGGTGATATTAGCAAATTCCAACTATTATCTACTTCACCCCAAGGACCTCCATGAACGTATATTACAGTAATGCCGGGAGTTTTAGATTTTATAACCCAAGTTGGCACTTCGATATTATCACTCTTAAGTTTAATGAACTCTGCCTCACCTATTCCTAGATCCTTATTGTTCACAACTACCTCAATTTTCCCCTCACTATTTAACCTATACACTTTATAGGGACTGGTTAGGGACGAATGCGAAAAGAATATGTAGTTGCCAAGCTTAGTAGCTCCGCTTATAGTCCCTCTAGGTGTATTAACCAATTTTCCATTATCAAATAGTTTTGACTCACCATCCTTTTTCGCTATAATTAAGGAGTCCTCGGGATCGTAGTATAACTCAACTGGATTATAACCATAAATATCCTTAAATGGAAACTGAACTTTATCGTACGTTTTACCTTCAATGTTATAAATGTAAATCCAAAAGGACTCTCCTGGATTTTCAAAGTCACTAATCAGATATACCTTATTTCCCATTAAATAATACGCATATGTGAAACTACCGTCTTTTGGAGTTAGAATCTCAATATTCCCGTTGAGGTCAGCTAAGAAAAATTCTTGAGACCTGGGATTTCCCTTTAGTACTCCAAATCCCGTAATCCACTTATCATTAATGTCAGTCACGAAAGAGAATGGAGGTATTTTGAATAATTTATGTACTTTACCGTCTCCTTCAATGAGGTATAGAGATGTTTCGGTCTGAGATGATCCAGTAAAGGCTATTCTTTTTCCATCATAAGCTAAGGAAGTAACTCTGAGATTAGGTGAAAAGACCTCAAATTCCTCTCCCTTCAAGTTAACAGTATAAATTGCGTGGATTTCCTTACCTCTTTCAACGTCTCTCACGAATGGGATAAAGTCTGAATTAGATTTTGGCCTAGCTGAGGAGGCTATTGGAGATTTAGTTAGCTTAGCTACTTTTCCGCTAGTTAGAGCGGAAATATTTACTTCGCCTTCAGTTGTAGCCAAAAATATCAGATTATCCTTCAACTTTCCTAATACTGCAAATATTGGAATTCCCACTACTTCTTCAAGCATTTTAACAAGTTCAGAATATTTCATGTATTTATTTTATGGAAATAACTATATAAGTATTAAAAATTCTGAACTTTATTATCACTCAGATGCTGTAGTGTGTGTCATTTGAAAACTAGACGATAATTCCATGAATAGTCTTGATACAGAGAATACCCTCAATTTTCAGAAAACCCACAAACTACAGATGCTGTTGAAAAACTGTTCCAATATAGCCGTGAAGCATACTAGCATGTGGAGGTAGAGAGAATGTTGAAAAAGCAATGTAAATTTTGAAAACTCGCGGAGTGAAGTAAGTGAGAAATAACTCATTCAAATTCAAGTATATCTATAGAGAGAGGTGTATTCTGAAAATCCTCTAAATGTTTTTAGAAATTTAATTCACAATGTAAACCTCAACTAATTATTCAATAAGGGCTCTGCGTACCTCATGTAATAGGTATTTAACCTTACAATTTAATTTCAAAATATCGATAAAAAAGATTCATCTTTTATTATTCGTTTTTAACATCCTTAGATAAGGCTTTAGCACATAATCCCAGAAGAGAACTCCTAAAATACCTCCTATAAAGTCGGGGATACCATAAACGAAGAAATACTCTCCTCTAAAGTTGAATGCCCCTGTCTTATATCCGAATAAATACAACGCTAGCATAGGTCCCCAACTTCTTGCCTCATTTATCATTCCTCCAGTTAGCTGGGCCTCAAATAGCAAGAAGGGCATGACGTAGCCAATCCCTATCGCCCATGGTGCTAAGAACTGACTATAAAATGGAGAGTCTGTGTCAGTTACAGCAACCACTATTAACAGAAGTAAAAATGTCATTAAAGCTTCAGCAAATGCGCCTTTCCAAAGCGGAAATACTTGATTTACTTGGGAATACAGTTCTCCGCCATTAGGTAGTAAAGTTTTAGGCCAATATTGACCCCAGAAGGAAGGATTCGGATACTCTGTAAAGAAAGCTGCACCTACATTGGCGTAAAGTTGTGGTGGTGTATCAATCCTAGTTATGACGCTTCCCCACCAAGCTAACAATACGCCAGCTGCAGCAGCTGCTCCTAAGGTCTGAAATAGAATATATGGAATTACATCAACCCATTTTAATCTTTTTGTTACTGCGAAAGCCAACGTAACATTTGGGTTTATATGAGCACCGCTTATTGCACCAACAGTATATATTGCTAATACTACTCCAAACCCCCATGATATCATTATAAACCCATAATTTGGAGTACTAGTTAGCAATGATGCTACAACAGCACCGTCTCCGAATAATATAAGGATAAATGTCCCTATAAACTCTGCAAAATACCTCCATAATGCATCTTTTAAAACTACGGAGGCCATTTACTTCTCCCCCTCAATTACTTTTGCCCATCCAACTGATCTCTTCACTGCTTCTTTCCATCCCGCATAAAGTCTCTCCCTTTCTTTACTATCCATTATTGGCACAAATTCTTTATCCACTTTCCATTTTTGTTTTAACTCATCAAGTGAATTCCAATAATTAGTGGCTAGCCCAGCTAACATTGCAACGCCCATTGAAGTAGTTTCCATTATTTTAGGTCTAATTACCTTTATTCCTAATATATCAGCTTGAAACTGCATTAATAGATTGTCCTTTGCAGCGCCACCATCAACTTTGAGAGAATTAATGTTAATCTTAGCGTCTTTTTGCATAACCTCAATTACGTCCCTAGTTTGATATGCCATTGACTCTAAAATAGCCCTAGCTATGTGAGCCTTTGTAGTACCTCTGGTTATACCTATTATTAGCCCTCTTGCATAGGGATCCCAATAGGGAGCGCCAAGTCCCACAAAAGCTGGAACGAAGTAGACTCCTCCATTATCCGGTACGCTTGAGGCCAAAGGTTCTATCTCATCAGAAACGTCTATTGCTTTTAAACCATCCCTAAACCATTGAACTGCAGCACCAGTTATAAATATGCTACCTTCTAAAGCATAGGTTATCTTGTTGCCTAAACCCCACGCTATAGTGGTAAGTAAGTTTTCCGAAGAGACTAAATTACTACCTATGTTCATTAGGATAAAGCTTCCAGTCCCATAAGTGGATTTGACATCACCTACGTCAAATGCTACTTGCCCAAATAATGCAGCTTGTTGATCTCCCGCATCTCCGGAAATGGGAATAGCTTTACCTAAATTTTCACTATAACCATAAATTTCACTTGATGGTTTAACTTCAGGTAATATGGCTTCCGGGATTTTTAACAGCTCTAAAATTTCTCTATCCCACTCTAATTTCCTTATGTTAAACATCATCGTTCTAGATGCGTTAGAGTAATCCGTTACGTGAACCTTACCATTAGTTAATTTCCATATTAAGTAAGTGTCTATTGTTCCAAATTTTATTTCTCCTTTTTCAGCTTTTTCCCTAGCTCCGGAAACGTTATCCAGAATCCACTTTATTTTAGATGCGCTAAAATACGGATCGGGAACTAAACCTGTCTTATCTTTAATCATCTTAAAGTAATTTCCCTTTAGCCAATCAGTTATTGAGGAGGTTCTTCTATCTTGCCAAACTATTGCATTGTAAATAGGCCTTCCACTTCTCGCATCCCATAATACTGTAGTTTCTCTCTGGTTAGTTATCCCTATTGCTGAGATCTGCTTAGGTTCTATTTTAGCCTTTTCAATAGCTTTCCTTATTGCTAACATTTGAGCTTCCCAAATTTCATCCGGATTGTGCTCCACATATCCTGGCTTTGGATAGTGTTGAGGGAACTCGTACTGACCTATTCCCACTATTTCTAATTCGTTATTATAGATTATTGCTCTAGCGCTTGTAGTCCCCTCATCTATAGCTAAAATAAAGCTAGATGACACGCAGTATATTCCACAAATAAAAAATAAAAATCTAATTACCATAAATTCCTATATCACACTTTAAAAGTAACAAGGTTTTTTAAACACTGTTATATATACCACCATAAAAAAGGATTAGATATAAAAATTGAGGAAACCTTTATAAACTTCATAACGGTTTCCCTTTCATGGAGATTAAATCCACAGTTACAATAATTGGAGGAGGGGTTAACGGCTTATTTACAGCCTTAGATTTAGCACTAAGAGGAATAGACGTTACATTAGTTGAAAGAAGTGACATAGGTTCTGGAACTTCTGGTAGATTTCACGGACTTCTTCACAGCGGTGCCAGATATGCGGTCACTGATCCAGAATCTGCTAAGGAGTGCATACAGGAAAATAAGATAATTACCAAAATAGCCCCTCATGCAGTTAAGGATACTGGTGGAATATTTCTGGGTATAACTAAAGATGATTTACAATTCTCTGAAACTTTTCTGAGGTCTTTGGAAAAAGTTGGAATTGAGTATAAAGTATTGGAAATTAAAGAAGTACTCCAAGAAGAGCCCTATGTTAACAGAGATGCGAAAATCGCCATTTGGGTA
The nucleotide sequence above comes from Sulfolobus tengchongensis. Encoded proteins:
- the glpK gene encoding glycerol kinase GlpK encodes the protein MSSSFILAIDEGTTSARAIIYNNELEIVGIGQYEFPQHYPKPGYVEHNPDEIWEAQMLAIRKAIEKAKIEPKQISAIGITNQRETTVLWDARSGRPIYNAIVWQDRRTSSITDWLKGNYFKMIKDKTGLVPDPYFSASKIKWILDNVSGAREKAEKGEIKFGTIDTYLIWKLTNGKVHVTDYSNASRTMMFNIRKLEWDREILELLKIPEAILPEVKPSSEIYGYSENLGKAIPISGDAGDQQAALFGQVAFDVGDVKSTYGTGSFILMNIGSNLVSSENLLTTIAWGLGNKITYALEGSIFITGAAVQWFRDGLKAIDVSDEIEPLASSVPDNGGVYFVPAFVGLGAPYWDPYARGLIIGITRGTTKAHIARAILESMAYQTRDVIEVMQKDAKININSLKVDGGAAKDNLLMQFQADILGIKVIRPKIMETTSMGVAMLAGLATNYWNSLDELKQKWKVDKEFVPIMDSKERERLYAGWKEAVKRSVGWAKVIEGEK